A genomic window from Peromyscus maniculatus bairdii isolate BWxNUB_F1_BW_parent chromosome 1, HU_Pman_BW_mat_3.1, whole genome shotgun sequence includes:
- the Fut1 gene encoding galactoside alpha-(1,2)-fucosyltransferase 1, with translation MWTPSRRQLCLAFLLVCVLSTGFFLFHLQGGNFFRNGLTLSLLCPDYHLLKSPVAMVCLPHPLQRVNASPSRPGQFSSLSGTWTISPGGRFGNQMGQYATLLALAQLNGRQAFIHPEMHATLAPVFRISLPVLDPEVDSLTPWQHLVLHDWMSEEYSHLEDPFLKLSGFPCSWTFFHHLRAQIRREFTLHDHLREGAQHLLSGLRLGSSGIRPHTFVGVHVRRGDYLEVMPNRWKGVVGDQAYLQQAMDWFRARHKDPIFVVTSNGMKWCLENIDTSRGDVVFAGNGQESTPGRDFALLTQCNHTIMTIGTFGFWAAYLAGGDTVYLANFTLPDSEFLKIFRPKAAFLPEWVGINADLSPLQAQVDPWELDSLLRLV, from the coding sequence ATGTGGACCCCCAGTCGGCGGCAGCTCTGCCTGGCCTTCTTGCTGGTCTGTGTGCTCTCCACCGGCTTCTTCTTGTTCCACCTGCAGGGAGGAAACTTCTTTCGAAATGGGCTAACCCTCTCTCTCCTGTGTCCAGACTACCACCTGCTCAAGTCCCCAGTGGCCATGGTATGCTTGCCCCACCCACTGCAGAGAGTCAATGCCTCCCCTTCCCGTCCCGGacagttctcctctctctctgggaCTTGGACCATCTCCCCAGGAGGCAGGTTCGGTAACCAGATGGGGCAGTATGCCACGCTGCTGGCCCTGGCCCAGCTCAATGGCCGCCAAGCTTTCATCCATCCTGAGATGCATGCCACCCTGGCCCCTGTGTTCCGCATCTCCCTGCCCGTGCTGGACCCTGAGGTGGACAGCCTCACGCCGTGGCAGCATTTAGTCTTACATGACTGGATGTCAGAGGAGTACTCCCATCTGGAGGACCCCTTTCTCAAGCTGTCCGGTTTCCCTTGCTCTTGGACCTTTTTCCACCACCTCCGGGCACAGATCCGCAGGGAGTTCACCCTGCATGACCACCTTCGGGAAGGTGCCCAGCACCTGCTGAGTGGGCTCCGGCTGGGCTCCTCGGGCATCCGCCCTCACACCTTTGTGGGTGTCCACGTGCGTCGTGGGGACTATCTGGAAGTGATGCCCAATCGTTGGAAAGGTGTGGTGGGTGACCAAGCTTACCTCCAGCAAGCCATGGACTGGTTCCGGGCCCGACACAAAGACCCCATCTTTGTGGTCACCAGCAATGGCATGAAATGGTGTTTGGAGAATATTGACACGTCCCGCGGTGATGTGGTCTTCGCTGGCAATGGACAAGAGAGTACACCGGGCAGAGATTTTGCACTGCTTACACAGTGTAACCACACCATCATGACTATTGGTACCTTTGGCTTCTGGGCCGCCTATTTAGCTGGTGGAGACACTGTCTACCTCGCCAACTTCACCCTGCCAGACTCGGAATTTCTGAAGATCTTCAGGCCTAAGGCCGCCTTCCTTCCCGAGTGGGTGGGCATTAACGCAGACCTGTCCCCACTTCAGGCTCAGGTTGACCCTTGGGAGCTAGACAGTCTTTTAAGATTGGTTTGA
- the Izumo1 gene encoding izumo sperm-egg fusion protein 1 isoform X1 produces the protein MGPRFTLLLAALADCLCPARPCIICDPFVVAALKTLEQSYLPGHLAPEHHENVMKRVEQAVKDFKDLPLNQDTYVGAVDEDTLEQASWSFLKDLKRITDSDVKGELFVKELFWMLRLQKDIFATLAMRFQKEVYCPNQCGTMLQTLIWCNRCEKQVHSCRKSMDCGERRIEVPRLEDMVLDCQLGWHHASEGLTDYSFYRVWGNSSETLLSKGKEPYLTKTMVGPEDAGNYRCELGTINSGPATVIRFRVVVLPQRTAEEKPAPNIITQEEEGPVQVTPETLEPVITIASHPKPPRAAKHHRLLILLILGFIILVASIIVTVLHFRKARGKSKTSSLDVKSSRSEFKSSDQDRSSVQPESSPPVESKPSQGDSVAEETEDKGEESES, from the exons atggggcCGCGCTTTACACTCTTGCTGGCAGCTCTGGCCGACTGCCTGTGTCCGGCGAGGCCCTGCATCATATGTGACCCGTTTGTAGTGGCTGCGCTAAAGACTTTGGAGCAGAGTTACCTGCCTGGCCACCTGGCACCCGAGCATCATGAAAACGTAATGAAGAGGGTGGAGCAGGCCGTGAAGGACTTCAAGGATCTGCCTTTGAATCAGGATACCTATGTGGGGGCCGTGG atgaggacacaCTGGAACAGGCATCCTGGAGTTTTCTGAAGGATCTGAAACGTATCACAGATAGTGATGTAAAAG GAGAGCTCTTTGTAAAGGAATTATTCTGGATGCTCCGTCTGCAAAAGGACATCTTCGCCACCCTCGCTATGCGTTTCCAAAAAGAAG TTTATTGTCCCAACCAATGTG GCACGATGTTGCAGACGCTGATCTGGTGTAACAGGTGCGAGAAGCAGGTCCACTCCTGTCGCAAATCCATGGATTGTGGGG AGCGCCGGATAGAGGTGCCTCGATTGGAAGACATGGTCCTGGACTGCCAGCTCGGTTGGCATCATGCTTCTGAGGGACTTACGGATTACAGTTTTTACAGG GTTTGGGGGAACAGTTCTGAGACCTTGCTGTCCAAGGGGAAAGAACCCTACCTGACCAAGACGATGGTGGGTCCAGAGGATGCCGGCAACTACCGCTGCGAGCTGGGGACCATCAACTCTGGTCCTGCCACCGTTATTCGTTTTCGTGTCGTAG TACTGCCCCAAAGGACAGCAGAAGAAAAACCGGCACCAAACATCAtaacccaggaggaggagggcccTGTACAGGTGACTCCAGAGACCCTGGAGCCCGTAATTACAATCGCCAGTCATCCGAAACCACCGAGAGCTGCCAAACACCACCGCCTCTTAATACTGTTGATCCTTGGCTTCATAATTCTGGTGGCCAGCATCATTGTCAC GGTACTTCACTTTAGGAAAGCCAGAGGTAAATCCAAGACCTCCAGTTTGGACGTGAAATCCTCAAGGTCGGAATTCAAGTCGTCGGATCAGGACAGGTCCTCTGTCCAGCCGGAGTCCTCCCCGCCGGTAGAGTCGAAGCCCTCTCAGGGTGACAGTGTTGCCgaggagacagaggacaagggCGAGGAATCAGAAAGCTAA
- the Izumo1 gene encoding izumo sperm-egg fusion protein 1 isoform X2, with product MKRVEQAVKDFKDLPLNQDTYVGAVDEDTLEQASWSFLKDLKRITDSDVKGELFVKELFWMLRLQKDIFATLAMRFQKEVYCPNQCGTMLQTLIWCNRCEKQVHSCRKSMDCGERRIEVPRLEDMVLDCQLGWHHASEGLTDYSFYRVWGNSSETLLSKGKEPYLTKTMVGPEDAGNYRCELGTINSGPATVIRFRVVVLPQRTAEEKPAPNIITQEEEGPVQVTPETLEPVITIASHPKPPRAAKHHRLLILLILGFIILVASIIVTVLHFRKARGKSKTSSLDVKSSRSEFKSSDQDRSSVQPESSPPVESKPSQGDSVAEETEDKGEESES from the exons ATGAAGAGGGTGGAGCAGGCCGTGAAGGACTTCAAGGATCTGCCTTTGAATCAGGATACCTATGTGGGGGCCGTGG atgaggacacaCTGGAACAGGCATCCTGGAGTTTTCTGAAGGATCTGAAACGTATCACAGATAGTGATGTAAAAG GAGAGCTCTTTGTAAAGGAATTATTCTGGATGCTCCGTCTGCAAAAGGACATCTTCGCCACCCTCGCTATGCGTTTCCAAAAAGAAG TTTATTGTCCCAACCAATGTG GCACGATGTTGCAGACGCTGATCTGGTGTAACAGGTGCGAGAAGCAGGTCCACTCCTGTCGCAAATCCATGGATTGTGGGG AGCGCCGGATAGAGGTGCCTCGATTGGAAGACATGGTCCTGGACTGCCAGCTCGGTTGGCATCATGCTTCTGAGGGACTTACGGATTACAGTTTTTACAGG GTTTGGGGGAACAGTTCTGAGACCTTGCTGTCCAAGGGGAAAGAACCCTACCTGACCAAGACGATGGTGGGTCCAGAGGATGCCGGCAACTACCGCTGCGAGCTGGGGACCATCAACTCTGGTCCTGCCACCGTTATTCGTTTTCGTGTCGTAG TACTGCCCCAAAGGACAGCAGAAGAAAAACCGGCACCAAACATCAtaacccaggaggaggagggcccTGTACAGGTGACTCCAGAGACCCTGGAGCCCGTAATTACAATCGCCAGTCATCCGAAACCACCGAGAGCTGCCAAACACCACCGCCTCTTAATACTGTTGATCCTTGGCTTCATAATTCTGGTGGCCAGCATCATTGTCAC GGTACTTCACTTTAGGAAAGCCAGAGGTAAATCCAAGACCTCCAGTTTGGACGTGAAATCCTCAAGGTCGGAATTCAAGTCGTCGGATCAGGACAGGTCCTCTGTCCAGCCGGAGTCCTCCCCGCCGGTAGAGTCGAAGCCCTCTCAGGGTGACAGTGTTGCCgaggagacagaggacaagggCGAGGAATCAGAAAGCTAA